In a single window of the Dreissena polymorpha isolate Duluth1 chromosome 3, UMN_Dpol_1.0, whole genome shotgun sequence genome:
- the LOC127870896 gene encoding uncharacterized protein LOC127870896: MYFHFSEATKQLGLDDEKMIFRLLLAISLLTFTRADYECVCNNNVELEVKDRANGHGDTLGYMYEFDCKPKIPGSEHAAVYEIMFEGQIGFVSSDGGNVQSQTCPGAISAADLGMVHAIL; encoded by the exons ATGTATTTCCATTTCAGCGAGGCAACGAAACAACTAGGACTTGACGACGAGAAAATGATTTTTAG ACTATTGTTAGCCATCAGCCTGTTGACATTTACGAGGGCGGACTACGAATGTGTGTGCAACAACAATGTGGAACTGGAAGTGAAAGATCGCGCTAACGGTCACGGGGATACACTCGGGTACATGTATGAGTTTGACTGTAAACCGAAAATTCCTGGGTCCGAGCATGCAGCGGTGTATGAAATCATGTTCGAAGGACAG ATTGGCTTCGTCAGTTCAGACGGTGGCAACGTGCAGTCACAGACTTGTCCGGGAGCAATTTCGGCAGCTGATCTAGGTATGGTTCATGCTATTTTGTGA